The following proteins are co-located in the Chryseobacterium daecheongense genome:
- a CDS encoding Rrf2 family transcriptional regulator, translating to MMSKRCKYALKAMVRLARNYNQGFLPTSVIAQDEHIPRKFLEQILLELKRVKLVNSKQGKTGGYYLLKSPDEVSLADIYRIFDGPIALAPCVSLNFYEPCDDCVDEETCYLRNEFIIVREKTRKSMMEATLTTFMKKS from the coding sequence ATGATGTCCAAACGTTGCAAATATGCTTTAAAAGCAATGGTCAGGTTAGCAAGAAATTACAATCAGGGCTTTCTGCCTACGTCTGTTATAGCACAAGATGAGCATATTCCCAGAAAATTTTTAGAACAAATTCTTTTAGAGCTGAAGAGGGTAAAACTGGTGAACAGCAAACAGGGAAAAACAGGAGGATATTATTTACTGAAATCTCCTGACGAAGTCTCTCTGGCTGATATTTACAGGATTTTCGACGGTCCTATTGCATTGGCGCCATGTGTTTCCTTAAACTTTTATGAACCCTGTGATGATTGTGTGGATGAAGAAACCTGTTATCTAAGAAATGAATTTATTATCGTAAGGGAAAAAACAAGAAAAAGCATGATGGAGGCCACTCTGACTACGTTTATGAAAAAAAGTTAG
- a CDS encoding phosphoadenylyl-sulfate reductase: MENNLKKEFEKLLEEVSDHAVNTEFLQLLAERFPGEVIFSTSFSYEDQIITHLIKNLDIDIFTLDTGRLFEQTYETWTASRAFFKRNIKAYYPDTEEIREFVSQNGPDSFYQSVEQRKACCTIRKVHPLKKALQGYKVWITGLRSEHSANRQNMPQLEWDEDNRIIKFHPLLHWTSDQVLEYVQTNHLPYNHLHKKGFVSIGCEPCTRAVKEGEDFRAGRWWWEDASKKECGLHIHK, translated from the coding sequence ATGGAAAATAATCTGAAAAAAGAATTCGAAAAACTGCTTGAAGAAGTCTCTGACCATGCTGTTAATACTGAGTTTCTACAATTACTTGCAGAAAGGTTTCCGGGTGAGGTTATTTTTTCAACAAGCTTCAGCTACGAAGATCAAATAATCACTCACCTGATAAAAAATCTTGATATTGATATTTTCACGTTGGATACCGGGAGGCTTTTTGAACAAACCTATGAAACCTGGACAGCCAGCAGGGCTTTCTTTAAAAGGAACATCAAAGCCTATTATCCCGATACGGAAGAAATAAGAGAGTTTGTTTCACAAAACGGACCGGACTCATTTTATCAATCGGTAGAGCAGAGGAAGGCATGCTGTACAATCCGTAAAGTACACCCTTTGAAAAAGGCATTGCAGGGTTATAAAGTATGGATCACAGGATTGAGATCCGAACATTCTGCCAACAGACAAAATATGCCGCAATTGGAATGGGACGAAGATAACAGGATCATCAAATTCCATCCATTGCTTCACTGGACTTCAGACCAGGTCCTGGAGTATGTTCAGACGAACCACTTACCCTATAATCATCTGCATAAAAAAGGATTCGTCAGCATTGGCTGTGAGCCCTGTACAAGAGCTGTAAAAGAAGGTGAAGATTTCAGGGCAGGCCGCTGGTGGTGGGAAGATGCCAGTAAAAAAGAATGCGGTTTACATATCCATAAATAA
- the cysD gene encoding sulfate adenylyltransferase subunit CysD codes for MSKYHLNYLDQLESESIYILREVAGQFERPALLFSGGKDSIVLAHLASKAFRHGKIPFTFVHVDTGHNFPEVLNFRDQLVKELEVDLVVRKVEDTIKAKSLTEPKGKFPSRNWLQTYTLLDTIEEFEFDACIGGARRDEEKARAKERIFSVRDEFGQWDPKLQRPELWNIFNGKIHKGENVRIFPISNWTELDVWNYIRREKIELPSIYFSHDREVVDFNGQWIANSEHASLESHDFITTKKIRYRTVGDMTCTAAVESHAVTIDAVIEEIVATRISERGETRIDDRVTEAAMEDRKKGGYF; via the coding sequence ATGTCAAAATATCATTTAAATTATCTCGACCAGTTAGAATCTGAGTCTATTTATATCTTAAGGGAGGTCGCGGGACAGTTTGAGCGGCCCGCATTGTTGTTCAGTGGAGGAAAAGACAGTATTGTTCTGGCTCATCTTGCTTCAAAAGCATTCCGTCATGGGAAGATCCCTTTTACATTTGTTCATGTGGATACCGGACATAACTTTCCGGAGGTCCTTAATTTCAGGGATCAGCTGGTGAAAGAGCTGGAAGTGGATCTTGTCGTAAGAAAAGTAGAAGATACGATAAAAGCTAAAAGCCTCACAGAACCTAAAGGTAAATTTCCAAGCAGGAACTGGCTGCAAACCTATACTTTACTGGATACCATTGAAGAATTTGAATTTGATGCCTGCATAGGAGGTGCCCGCAGAGATGAAGAAAAGGCAAGGGCTAAGGAAAGAATTTTTTCTGTGCGTGATGAATTCGGACAATGGGATCCCAAACTCCAGCGCCCCGAACTATGGAATATCTTCAATGGAAAAATTCATAAGGGAGAAAATGTAAGAATTTTTCCGATCAGCAACTGGACCGAACTTGATGTCTGGAATTATATCCGAAGAGAAAAAATTGAATTGCCATCAATTTACTTTTCGCATGACAGGGAGGTGGTAGATTTTAACGGACAATGGATTGCCAATTCGGAACATGCTTCCTTAGAAAGCCACGATTTTATTACTACAAAAAAAATACGGTATCGCACGGTAGGCGATATGACCTGTACCGCAGCAGTTGAATCTCATGCTGTAACCATAGATGCAGTGATCGAAGAAATTGTTGCAACCCGCATTTCCGAACGTGGAGAAACAAGGATCGACGACCGTGTAACAGAAGCCGCTATGGAAGATAGAAAAAAAGGAGGCTACTTTTAA
- a CDS encoding GTP-binding protein: MDILRFITAGSVDDGKSTLIGRLLYDSKSILQDQLEVLEKHSKNKNEDGVDLALLTDGLRSEREQGITIDVAYRYFSTAKRKFIIADAPGHVQYTRNMITGASNSDLMVILIDARKGVIEQTRRHSIIASLLKLKKVVVAINKMDMVDYSEEVFESIKSDYSKIADNLDLHDVSYFPISALKGDNIVSLSSKTEWYKGNALLEYLEQVTLDEELNSGSRFQVQYVIRPQTEELHDYRGYAGQILSGKFQKGDKIQIFPAASSSEITAIEINGKEVEEAFEGQPAVIHIADDLDIGRGDLFATEEQLPIIEKDLEVLLCWLDQKSLQPGNKYLLQQNSRLVKTIVKAVDYKINVNTLVQEQADGEIKLNEIVKVTLRTAQPLPYDSFINNKRTGSAILVDETSNSTVAACIIQ, from the coding sequence ATGGATATTTTAAGATTTATAACAGCAGGAAGTGTTGATGACGGTAAAAGTACCCTTATCGGAAGACTGTTGTACGATAGCAAAAGTATTTTACAGGATCAGTTGGAAGTCCTTGAAAAACATTCTAAAAATAAAAATGAAGATGGAGTGGACCTGGCGCTTTTAACGGATGGTTTACGTTCTGAAAGAGAGCAGGGAATTACCATTGACGTCGCTTACAGGTACTTTTCAACAGCTAAAAGAAAATTTATTATAGCCGACGCTCCCGGCCATGTGCAATATACCAGGAATATGATCACAGGAGCTTCCAATTCGGATCTGATGGTCATCCTTATTGATGCACGTAAAGGAGTCATTGAACAAACAAGAAGACATTCTATCATCGCTTCATTACTCAAGCTGAAAAAAGTAGTTGTAGCCATTAACAAAATGGATATGGTCGATTATTCGGAAGAAGTTTTTGAAAGCATTAAATCCGATTATTCCAAGATTGCCGATAATCTGGACTTACATGATGTAAGCTATTTTCCCATTTCAGCACTGAAAGGAGATAATATTGTAAGCTTATCTTCTAAAACAGAATGGTATAAGGGAAACGCTCTTCTGGAATACCTGGAACAGGTAACCCTTGATGAAGAATTGAATAGTGGAAGCCGTTTCCAGGTGCAGTATGTAATTCGTCCACAGACAGAGGAATTACATGATTACAGGGGATATGCCGGACAGATATTAAGTGGGAAATTTCAAAAAGGGGACAAAATCCAGATATTTCCGGCTGCTTCATCAAGTGAAATCACAGCAATTGAAATTAATGGAAAAGAAGTTGAAGAAGCCTTTGAAGGACAACCTGCCGTCATTCACATTGCTGATGATCTGGATATTGGGAGAGGTGATCTTTTTGCGACCGAAGAACAGCTTCCCATTATAGAAAAAGATCTGGAAGTACTCTTATGCTGGCTCGACCAGAAATCATTACAGCCCGGTAATAAATACCTGTTACAACAGAATAGCAGACTTGTAAAAACAATAGTAAAAGCAGTAGACTATAAGATCAATGTCAATACGCTTGTACAGGAACAGGCTGATGGGGAGATAAAGCTGAATGAGATCGTTAAGGTTACCCTGAGAACAGCACAACCTCTTCCTTACGATAGTTTTATTAATAACAAAAGAACCGGATCTGCAATTTTGGTGGATGAAACATCTAATTCTACGGTGGCAGCATGCATAATTCAATAA
- a CDS encoding serine O-acetyltransferase: MTAFSNLIDRIRDNKQNSGHVFFDKAKAKNFVTTLYEVLFLPEKEEIKDQLEENFARLYGELFCLINSITGDEEIAEVQTDSFFDALPGIYDHLIKDARSILEFDPAADSPEEILLAYPGYFATYVYRISHQLWKQEIRILPRFISEYAHSKTGIDIHPGAVIGEHFFIDHGTGIVIGETAIIGNHVKIYQGVTLGALNVSKEKANQKRHPNIEDHVIIYSGATILGGNTTIGRESIIGGNVWITQSVPSNSLVYNKGEIRIKDNNTLPESLNFVI, translated from the coding sequence ATGACAGCATTTAGTAATTTAATCGATAGAATCCGGGACAATAAACAAAATAGCGGCCATGTTTTTTTTGATAAAGCAAAAGCCAAAAATTTTGTTACGACCCTGTACGAAGTTCTTTTTCTTCCTGAAAAAGAAGAGATAAAAGATCAGTTGGAAGAAAATTTTGCCAGATTATATGGCGAACTGTTTTGTCTGATCAACAGCATAACCGGTGATGAGGAAATTGCAGAAGTGCAGACGGATAGCTTTTTTGATGCACTCCCGGGAATTTATGATCACCTCATCAAGGATGCCCGTTCTATACTTGAGTTTGATCCCGCTGCGGATTCTCCTGAGGAAATACTTCTTGCTTATCCAGGATATTTTGCTACGTATGTCTACAGAATCTCTCATCAGTTATGGAAACAGGAAATAAGAATTTTACCGCGTTTCATTTCTGAATATGCCCACAGCAAAACAGGGATCGACATCCATCCTGGAGCGGTGATCGGGGAACATTTTTTTATTGATCACGGAACAGGAATCGTGATCGGGGAAACAGCCATCATTGGAAACCATGTCAAGATCTATCAGGGGGTAACCTTGGGAGCTTTGAATGTTTCGAAGGAAAAAGCCAACCAAAAAAGACATCCGAATATTGAAGACCATGTTATTATATATTCCGGAGCGACTATCCTCGGCGGAAATACAACAATAGGCAGGGAAAGCATTATCGGTGGAAACGTATGGATCACTCAAAGCGTTCCGTCTAATTCCCTGGTGTATAATAAAGGGGAAATAAGAATAAAAGATAACAACACATTACCGGAGTCGCTGAACTTCGTTATATAA
- the cysK gene encoding cysteine synthase A has protein sequence MKFQNALETIGNTPVVKINKLFNSDHEVWIKLEKSNPGGSIKDRIALAMIEDAEAKGLLNKDTTIIEPTSGNTGIGLALVAAVKGYKLILVMPESMSIERRKIMETYGADFVLTPREKGMKGAIEKANELAEEIQNSWIPKQFDNPANVKVHTETTAQEIIKDFPDGLDYVITGVGTGGHITGIAKVLKENFPNIRAIAVEPELSPVLSGGSPAPHPLQGLGAGFVPSILDITLLDGVITVGKEEAFEYTLKAAKQEGLFVGISTGAALAAIAKHLPEIQPGAKILTVNYDTGERYLSIEGLF, from the coding sequence ATGAAATTTCAGAACGCATTAGAAACGATTGGAAATACGCCAGTCGTAAAGATTAATAAACTTTTTAATTCAGATCATGAAGTCTGGATCAAACTGGAAAAAAGCAATCCCGGTGGAAGTATCAAAGACAGAATTGCATTAGCAATGATCGAAGATGCAGAAGCAAAAGGATTATTAAATAAAGATACTACCATTATAGAGCCAACCAGTGGCAATACAGGAATAGGACTTGCGCTTGTTGCTGCAGTTAAAGGATATAAACTTATTCTCGTAATGCCCGAGAGCATGAGTATAGAACGCCGCAAGATTATGGAAACCTACGGTGCTGATTTCGTGCTCACTCCAAGGGAAAAAGGAATGAAAGGTGCTATTGAAAAGGCTAACGAACTGGCAGAGGAAATCCAGAACTCATGGATTCCGAAACAATTCGATAATCCTGCCAACGTAAAAGTACATACCGAAACTACGGCACAGGAAATTATAAAGGACTTTCCCGACGGACTGGATTATGTAATCACAGGAGTGGGTACAGGAGGACATATCACTGGAATTGCTAAAGTTTTAAAAGAAAACTTTCCCAATATCAGGGCAATTGCTGTAGAACCAGAGCTGTCTCCCGTATTGAGCGGCGGAAGTCCCGCACCTCATCCTTTGCAGGGACTGGGAGCAGGATTTGTTCCTTCCATATTGGATATAACACTTCTGGATGGCGTCATTACTGTAGGTAAGGAAGAGGCATTTGAATATACACTGAAAGCAGCAAAACAGGAAGGACTTTTTGTAGGAATTTCAACAGGTGCTGCATTGGCAGCGATTGCAAAACATCTCCCTGAAATACAACCCGGAGCAAAAATTCTTACCGTAAATTATGATACCGGAGAAAGGTATCTTTCGATTGAAGGACTCTTCTAA
- the cobA gene encoding uroporphyrinogen-III C-methyltransferase, translating to MNTSIKAPKVYLIGAGPGNPDLITVKAVKIIAKADVILCDRLVSPEILETYVSKNAEIIYVGKECSKNASTHQSVINSLMLDYARQNKTVVRLKGGDVSVFSNILDELQTLRENHIPYEIIPGITAALGAAAYAGMPLTARGYATSVRFLTYYKSEILTDEYWKELAGTDDTLVFYMSKGNLAGLVEKFIRLNISDEKKIAVVEQATTPYQKVYTSSFDDFENNFKSKTFASPSLVIIGKIVNLHEEFSWLENAAEEGLYFKSVENGSLIQKTQNFFEYAV from the coding sequence ATGAATACAAGTATCAAAGCACCCAAGGTATATCTTATCGGTGCAGGACCCGGCAACCCTGATCTGATCACTGTAAAAGCAGTAAAAATTATTGCTAAAGCAGATGTTATTCTGTGTGACCGACTTGTAAGTCCTGAAATTTTAGAGACTTATGTCAGCAAAAACGCAGAAATAATATATGTAGGTAAAGAATGCAGTAAAAATGCTTCTACCCATCAATCGGTCATTAATTCTCTAATGCTAGATTATGCTCGCCAGAACAAAACCGTCGTACGGCTTAAGGGGGGAGATGTATCTGTATTTTCTAATATCCTGGATGAACTCCAGACTTTAAGAGAAAATCATATTCCATATGAAATCATCCCTGGTATTACTGCAGCTTTAGGGGCAGCAGCCTACGCAGGCATGCCTTTAACAGCCAGAGGATACGCCACATCAGTCCGTTTCTTAACCTATTATAAATCTGAAATTCTTACTGATGAATACTGGAAGGAACTGGCCGGGACCGACGACACTCTTGTCTTTTATATGTCCAAAGGTAATCTTGCTGGTCTGGTTGAGAAGTTCATCAGGCTGAACATTTCCGATGAGAAAAAAATAGCTGTCGTTGAGCAGGCCACAACACCTTATCAAAAGGTATATACTTCTTCTTTTGATGACTTTGAAAATAATTTTAAAAGTAAAACATTTGCCTCACCGTCACTGGTGATTATCGGCAAGATCGTGAATCTGCATGAAGAGTTCTCGTGGCTGGAAAATGCAGCAGAAGAAGGTCTTTATTTTAAATCGGTTGAAAATGGAAGCCTAATACAAAAAACTCAAAACTTTTTCGAATATGCTGTCT